The Tenacibaculum jejuense genome includes a window with the following:
- a CDS encoding helix-turn-helix domain-containing protein, translating into MSFKKLSELFKKTSLRDFFYSVKKNKQEEFSFNFSTIENDDFLLKIKLFIISKPCNEKINVKEIANEFNLSERTILRRIKAKTGLTTINFINQCKMEHSIHLMNKEKDLSIAEITYCLGYNTPSYFSKCFKETYNKTPSEIKKYNNNL; encoded by the coding sequence ATGTCTTTTAAAAAACTATCCGAATTATTTAAAAAAACGAGTTTAAGAGATTTTTTTTACTCTGTAAAGAAAAACAAACAAGAAGAATTCTCATTCAATTTCTCAACAATTGAAAATGACGATTTTTTATTAAAAATAAAGTTATTCATTATATCTAAACCCTGTAACGAAAAAATTAATGTCAAAGAAATAGCTAATGAATTTAATTTATCTGAAAGAACTATTTTAAGAAGAATTAAAGCCAAAACAGGATTAACAACAATAAATTTTATTAATCAATGCAAAATGGAACACTCGATTCATTTAATGAACAAAGAGAAAGATTTAAGTATTGCTGAAATAACTTATTGTTTAGGATACAATACTCCTTCATACTTTAGCAAATGTTTTAAAGAAACATATAACAAAACACCTTCTGAAATTAAAAAATATAATAATAACTTATAA
- the asnB gene encoding asparagine synthase B, producing MCGIVCAFDLKEKSDVLRPQILEMSKKIRHRGPDWSGIYSDDKVIMSHERLAIVDPTSGQQPLFSSDRRFVLAANGEIYNHQELRKQFEDKYDFQTKSDCEVILALYKEKGVEFLDDLNGIFGFAVYDAKTDEYLVARDHMGIIPLYIGWDKKGTFYVASELKALEGFCNKVEVFPPGHYYTREDGLQRWYSRDWMEYEAVRENQTSIDELRDALEAAVHRQLMSDVPYGVLLSGGLDSSITSAIAKKYASKRVESGDEEEAWYPQLHSFSIGLEGSPDLAAAKKVSDHIGTIHHEITFTIQEGLDAIRDVIYNLETYDITTIRASTPMYLMARVIKSMGIKMVLSGEGADEIFGGYLYFHKAPDAEEFHKETVRKLDKLYQYDCLRANKSLMAWGIEGRVPFLDKEFMDIAMRINPEDKMINGERMEKWVLRKAFESYLPESVAWRQKEQFSDGVGYNWIDTLKDLVEQEVTDEMMKSAHHRFPVQTPRAKEEYYYRSIFEEHFPSETAALTVPSVPSIACSTPTALAWDESFKNQNEPSGRAIKMVHEDAY from the coding sequence ATGTGTGGAATTGTATGTGCGTTTGATTTAAAAGAGAAATCTGATGTGTTAAGACCTCAGATTTTAGAAATGTCGAAAAAGATTCGTCATAGAGGACCAGACTGGAGTGGAATTTATAGTGATGATAAAGTTATCATGTCTCATGAAAGACTTGCCATTGTAGATCCAACCTCTGGACAACAACCTCTTTTTAGTAGCGATAGAAGATTTGTTTTAGCTGCAAATGGAGAAATATACAATCACCAAGAATTAAGAAAACAATTCGAAGATAAATACGATTTTCAAACAAAATCTGACTGTGAAGTAATTCTTGCTTTATACAAAGAAAAGGGAGTTGAATTTTTAGATGATTTAAACGGAATTTTTGGCTTTGCTGTTTATGATGCTAAAACTGATGAATATTTAGTTGCTAGAGATCATATGGGAATTATTCCTTTATATATTGGCTGGGACAAAAAAGGAACTTTTTATGTAGCTTCAGAATTAAAAGCTTTAGAAGGTTTTTGTAACAAAGTAGAAGTTTTTCCTCCGGGACATTATTATACTCGTGAAGATGGATTACAACGTTGGTACTCTAGAGACTGGATGGAGTATGAAGCAGTCCGAGAAAACCAAACTAGTATAGATGAATTAAGAGATGCTTTAGAAGCTGCTGTTCACCGTCAATTAATGAGTGATGTTCCTTACGGTGTGTTATTATCTGGAGGGTTAGATTCTTCAATTACATCTGCCATTGCAAAAAAATACGCCTCTAAACGTGTAGAAAGTGGTGATGAAGAAGAAGCTTGGTATCCACAGTTACACTCATTCTCTATTGGTTTAGAAGGTTCCCCTGACTTAGCTGCTGCTAAGAAAGTATCTGATCATATTGGAACAATTCATCATGAAATTACATTTACTATTCAAGAAGGATTAGATGCTATCCGTGATGTAATTTACAACTTAGAAACCTACGATATCACAACAATTAGGGCTTCTACTCCAATGTATTTAATGGCTCGTGTTATTAAATCTATGGGAATTAAAATGGTATTATCTGGTGAAGGTGCTGATGAAATTTTTGGAGGATATTTGTATTTCCACAAAGCACCAGATGCAGAAGAATTCCACAAAGAAACAGTTCGTAAACTAGATAAATTATATCAATACGATTGCTTAAGAGCTAACAAAAGTTTAATGGCTTGGGGAATTGAAGGTCGTGTTCCTTTCTTAGATAAAGAATTTATGGATATTGCTATGCGAATTAACCCTGAAGATAAAATGATCAATGGAGAACGTATGGAGAAATGGGTATTACGTAAAGCTTTTGAAAGTTATTTACCAGAAAGCGTAGCTTGGAGACAAAAAGAACAATTCTCTGATGGTGTTGGATACAACTGGATTGACACTTTAAAGGATTTAGTTGAACAAGAAGTAACTGATGAAATGATGAAGAGTGCTCATCATAGATTCCCAGTACAAACACCAAGAGCTAAAGAAGAATATTATTATCGTTCTATTTTCGAAGAGCATTTCCCTAGTGAAACAGCCGCTTTAACAGTGCCTTCTGTACCGTCTATTGCATGTAGTACACCAACTGCGTTAGCTTGGGATGAAAGTTTTAAAAACCAAAATGAACCTAGTGGTAGAGCAATTAAGATGGTTCATGAAGATGCTTATTAA
- a CDS encoding anthranilate synthase component I family protein — protein MKPTKFKTLFKQKISDTVTPVGLYLRLRDKYSNTLLLESSDYHSKEESYSFICIEPMVSFKADKDEFSIFHKNKEVKKDKIDRNFNELFNDFTQIIDLDCEPELKAFNGLYGYTTYDSVQYFETIKLNNPDAPSAIPMMQYSFYRFVIAINHFNDEMKLIENLEEGETSRLSEIETIIEAQTFNTQKFEIVGDETSNLTGEEFIENVKRAKSHCKRGDVFQLVLSRQFQQQYKGDEFNVYRALRSINPSPYLFYFDYGSFKLMGSSPEAQIKVNEGKAIINPIAGTFRRTGNMAEDIKLGKKLSEDKKETAEHVMLVDLARNDLSKHAADVTVEVFKEVQYFSHVIHLVSTVQGDLNGDPIKVVGDTFPAGTLSGAPKYKAMQLIDKYENQSRGFYGGAVGILGLDGDVNLAIGIRSFVSKNNVLYYQAGAGIVIHSDEEKELQEVNNKLAALKKALTLAEKI, from the coding sequence ATGAAACCTACAAAATTTAAAACACTTTTTAAACAAAAAATCTCAGATACAGTTACTCCTGTAGGATTATATCTGCGTTTGAGAGATAAGTATTCAAATACTTTATTACTAGAGAGTTCAGATTATCATAGTAAAGAAGAAAGTTATTCATTTATCTGTATAGAACCCATGGTTTCTTTTAAAGCAGATAAAGATGAATTTTCAATTTTTCACAAGAATAAAGAAGTGAAAAAAGATAAAATCGATAGAAATTTTAATGAATTATTTAACGATTTTACGCAGATCATAGATTTAGATTGTGAGCCAGAATTAAAAGCATTCAATGGTTTATATGGTTATACAACTTACGATAGTGTTCAGTATTTCGAAACTATCAAATTAAATAATCCAGATGCACCTTCTGCAATTCCAATGATGCAGTACAGTTTTTATCGTTTTGTGATTGCCATTAATCACTTCAATGATGAAATGAAATTAATTGAAAACTTAGAAGAAGGAGAAACATCACGATTAAGTGAAATAGAAACAATTATTGAAGCGCAAACCTTCAATACGCAAAAATTCGAAATAGTTGGTGATGAAACTTCGAATTTAACAGGAGAAGAGTTTATTGAAAATGTAAAAAGAGCAAAATCACATTGTAAAAGAGGAGATGTATTTCAATTGGTATTATCTCGTCAATTTCAACAACAATACAAAGGAGATGAGTTCAATGTGTATAGAGCTTTACGATCTATAAATCCATCACCGTATTTATTCTATTTCGATTATGGAAGTTTTAAGTTAATGGGGTCTTCACCTGAAGCTCAAATTAAAGTTAATGAAGGGAAAGCGATTATTAATCCGATTGCTGGAACATTCAGAAGAACGGGTAATATGGCTGAAGATATAAAGCTTGGGAAAAAACTTTCAGAAGATAAAAAAGAAACTGCCGAGCATGTAATGTTAGTTGATTTAGCTCGTAACGACCTAAGTAAACATGCTGCCGATGTAACAGTAGAGGTGTTTAAAGAAGTACAATATTTTAGTCACGTAATTCATTTAGTTTCTACAGTACAAGGAGATTTAAACGGAGATCCAATTAAAGTTGTTGGAGATACTTTTCCTGCAGGAACATTAAGTGGAGCGCCAAAATATAAAGCAATGCAATTGATTGATAAATATGAAAACCAGTCACGTGGTTTTTATGGTGGAGCAGTAGGGATTTTAGGTTTAGATGGAGATGTAAACTTAGCGATTGGTATTCGTTCATTTGTAAGTAAAAACAATGTGTTGTATTATCAAGCAGGAGCAGGAATTGTAATTCATTCTGATGAAGAAAAAGAGTTACAAGAAGTAAATAACAAACTAGCAGCATTAAAGAAAGCATTAACCTTAGCAGAGAAAATATAA
- a CDS encoding four helix bundle protein produces the protein MKRDNIIQIKSYEFAVKIVKLYQQLSKERKEFVLSKQLLRSGTSIGANIEEAIGGQSRKDFYAKLTIAYKEAREANYWIRLLKDTDYLKETEATPFLKDSEELLRIIGSIQKTVRSS, from the coding sequence ATGAAAAGAGACAATATAATTCAGATTAAAAGCTATGAGTTTGCTGTAAAGATTGTAAAACTATATCAGCAATTATCAAAAGAAAGAAAAGAGTTCGTTCTAAGCAAACAACTCTTACGTTCAGGAACATCAATAGGAGCGAATATAGAAGAAGCTATTGGTGGACAAAGTAGAAAAGATTTTTATGCTAAACTCACTATTGCGTACAAAGAAGCAAGAGAAGCAAATTATTGGATACGATTATTAAAGGATACAGATTATTTAAAAGAAACAGAGGCTACTCCATTTTTAAAAGATTCGGAAGAGTTACTTAGAATAATTGGGAG
- a CDS encoding CocE/NonD family hydrolase: MKKVLNLFVVASLILSCTTAKNNEEENKAVEKQDTFVEDNYTKKEVKITMRDGVKLHATIYAPKDTTKTYPILLQRTPYSCAPYGEGKFRKRIGPNPNLMKEGNIIVYEDVRGRWMSEGVYDNMRAYIPNKKEKESDETTDTYDTIDWLVKNVKNNNGKVGTWGISYPGHYATVSAIDAHPALKAASPQACIGDFFFDDFHHNGAFLLSYFRAISLFGTYKDQPTDSVWYSYPKMNTQDQYQFFLDKGPLKNLNEYFQYDKLDTKVAANDKNRIDDFFWKEIVEHPNYDSVWQSKGIIQHLNKVPPTVATMVVGGWFDAEDLYGPLETYKGIEKNQPNNYNTMVFGPWDHGGWSRSKVKNKVGNYYFGDSISLNFQKDIETKFFNHFLKGDGSKNSGLPEAYVFDTGKKEWKSYEAWPPKNIQKESFYLGENQELTSAKAGSTKIQFISDVKRPVPYSEDIKTVFTPRKYMTDDQRFAARRPDVLVFETDVLTEDLTLAGDILAKLKVATTGTAADWIVKVVDVHPSDLKNDNEDMQTHLKLSNYHMMVRSEVMRGRFRNSFSKPEPFSPNKKTDVNITLQDVFHTFKKGHKLQIQVQSTWFPLIDLNPQTYVDNIYKAEAKDFKTQTHTVFTDSSIEFSVLR, translated from the coding sequence ATGAAAAAAGTACTAAATCTTTTCGTAGTTGCTAGTTTAATTCTAAGTTGTACAACAGCTAAAAACAATGAAGAAGAAAACAAAGCAGTTGAGAAACAAGATACCTTTGTAGAAGACAATTACACGAAAAAAGAAGTTAAAATTACCATGAGAGATGGAGTTAAACTTCATGCGACTATTTATGCTCCAAAAGATACAACAAAAACATATCCGATCTTATTACAAAGAACTCCGTATAGTTGTGCACCTTATGGAGAAGGTAAATTCAGAAAGCGAATAGGACCAAATCCAAATTTAATGAAAGAAGGGAATATTATTGTATATGAAGATGTTCGTGGACGTTGGATGAGCGAAGGAGTTTACGATAATATGCGTGCTTATATTCCAAACAAGAAAGAAAAGGAATCTGATGAAACTACAGATACTTACGATACTATCGATTGGTTAGTTAAAAATGTGAAAAATAATAATGGAAAAGTTGGAACTTGGGGAATTTCTTATCCAGGTCATTATGCTACAGTATCAGCAATTGATGCGCACCCAGCTTTAAAAGCAGCTTCACCTCAGGCTTGTATTGGAGACTTCTTTTTTGATGATTTTCATCATAATGGAGCTTTCTTATTAAGTTACTTTAGAGCAATTTCTTTATTCGGAACATATAAAGATCAACCAACAGATTCTGTGTGGTACTCATACCCAAAGATGAATACACAAGATCAATATCAGTTTTTTTTAGATAAAGGTCCATTAAAAAATTTGAATGAATATTTTCAATACGATAAATTAGATACAAAAGTTGCTGCTAATGATAAAAATAGAATTGATGATTTCTTTTGGAAAGAAATTGTAGAACATCCAAATTATGATTCTGTTTGGCAAAGCAAAGGTATTATTCAACATTTAAATAAAGTTCCGCCAACTGTTGCAACAATGGTTGTAGGTGGATGGTTTGATGCTGAAGATTTATACGGACCGTTAGAAACATACAAAGGCATAGAAAAGAATCAGCCAAATAATTATAATACAATGGTTTTTGGTCCTTGGGATCATGGTGGATGGTCGAGAAGTAAAGTAAAAAATAAAGTAGGAAACTATTATTTTGGAGATTCTATTTCTTTAAACTTTCAAAAAGATATTGAAACCAAGTTTTTTAATCATTTCTTAAAAGGAGATGGATCTAAGAACTCAGGATTACCAGAAGCTTATGTTTTTGATACTGGAAAAAAAGAATGGAAATCTTATGAAGCTTGGCCTCCTAAAAACATTCAAAAAGAATCTTTTTACTTAGGAGAAAATCAAGAGTTGACATCGGCAAAAGCAGGAAGTACAAAAATTCAGTTTATCAGTGATGTAAAACGTCCTGTTCCGTATTCAGAAGATATTAAAACAGTATTTACGCCAAGAAAATATATGACAGACGATCAGCGTTTTGCTGCCCGTAGACCAGATGTATTAGTCTTTGAAACAGACGTGTTAACTGAAGATTTAACATTAGCAGGAGATATTTTAGCAAAATTAAAAGTAGCTACAACTGGTACAGCTGCAGATTGGATTGTAAAAGTTGTAGACGTGCATCCTTCAGATTTAAAAAATGATAATGAAGACATGCAAACGCATTTAAAACTAAGTAACTATCACATGATGGTGCGTAGTGAAGTAATGCGTGGTAGATTTAGAAATAGTTTTTCAAAGCCAGAGCCATTTTCTCCAAACAAAAAAACAGATGTAAATATTACATTACAAGACGTTTTTCATACGTTTAAGAAAGGTCATAAACTACAGATTCAAGTGCAAAGTACTTGGTTTCCTTTAATAGATTTAAATCCGCAGACTTATGTGGATAATATTTATAAAGCTGAAGCAAAAGATTTTAAAACGCAAACACATACTGTATTTACAGATTCAAGTATTGAATTTTCTGTTTTAAGGTAG
- the trpD gene encoding anthranilate phosphoribosyltransferase, giving the protein MKSILNDLYQHKRLSKSEAKEILINIAKEEYNDAHLASFLTVFMMRPITVEELAGFREALLELAVKVDLSEFNTIDIVGTGGDGKDTFNISTLTSFIVAGTGQKVAKHGNYSVSSKSGSSDMLESFGYEFTNDESVLKSQLEEANICFLHAPKFHPAMKAVGPTRKALKLKTFFNMLGPLVNPSFAQNQLLGTYNLEVARLYNYILQEEDTNYGIVHALDGYDEISLTGGFKLFTKAGEQLITPEDFGINRVQQSDIYGGDSVEAAAKIFKSILNGEGTEAQNNVVLTNASFALTIVNPEKEFSVAFEEAKDSLFGGKAKACLDKLITN; this is encoded by the coding sequence ATGAAATCGATTCTAAACGATTTATATCAACATAAAAGATTGTCGAAATCAGAAGCAAAAGAGATTTTAATCAATATTGCCAAAGAAGAATATAACGATGCACATTTGGCTTCTTTTCTAACGGTTTTCATGATGCGTCCAATTACAGTAGAAGAACTTGCAGGTTTTAGAGAAGCATTATTGGAGTTAGCTGTAAAAGTTGATTTGTCTGAATTTAATACGATAGATATCGTGGGTACAGGTGGAGATGGAAAAGATACATTTAACATTTCTACATTAACGTCTTTTATTGTTGCGGGAACTGGACAAAAAGTTGCGAAGCACGGAAATTATTCTGTGTCTTCTAAATCTGGATCTTCAGACATGTTAGAAAGCTTCGGGTATGAGTTTACGAACGATGAATCAGTTTTAAAATCACAATTAGAAGAAGCAAATATTTGTTTTCTTCATGCGCCTAAATTTCATCCAGCAATGAAAGCTGTAGGACCAACAAGAAAAGCTTTAAAATTAAAGACATTCTTTAACATGTTAGGTCCTTTAGTAAATCCTAGTTTTGCGCAAAATCAATTATTGGGAACATACAATTTAGAAGTGGCAAGATTGTATAACTATATCTTACAAGAAGAAGATACTAACTACGGTATTGTTCATGCGTTAGATGGTTATGATGAAATTTCTTTAACAGGAGGGTTTAAATTATTTACCAAAGCGGGAGAACAATTAATCACTCCTGAAGATTTTGGAATTAATAGAGTTCAACAATCTGATATTTACGGAGGAGATTCTGTAGAAGCTGCAGCTAAAATATTTAAATCGATTTTAAACGGTGAAGGAACAGAAGCACAAAATAATGTAGTTTTAACCAATGCTTCTTTTGCATTAACTATTGTAAATCCAGAAAAAGAATTTTCAGTAGCTTTTGAAGAGGCTAAAGATTCGTTATTTGGTGGAAAAGCAAAAGCGTGTTTGGATAAGTTAATTACGAATTAG
- a CDS encoding anthranilate synthase component II, which translates to MKILILDNYDSFTYNLVHMVEKITDKYPDVYRNDEISIEDVGEYDLIMLSPGPGIPDEAGILKDVIKTYAGKKPIFGVCLGLQAITEVFGGKIINMNEVFHGVATDMKVTKPEAVIFNGVPETFPAARYHSWIASNEDLPAELEVTAIDEEGGIMAIRHTEHQISAVQFHPESILTEVGEQLVRNFINSVSKN; encoded by the coding sequence ATGAAAATATTAATCCTAGATAATTACGATTCGTTTACATATAACTTGGTGCATATGGTTGAAAAAATTACCGATAAGTACCCAGACGTTTACAGAAATGACGAAATTTCAATAGAAGATGTTGGAGAATACGATTTAATCATGTTGTCACCTGGTCCTGGAATTCCAGATGAAGCAGGAATTTTAAAAGATGTAATTAAAACTTATGCAGGTAAAAAGCCAATTTTTGGTGTGTGTTTAGGTTTACAAGCAATTACAGAAGTTTTTGGAGGAAAGATTATCAATATGAATGAAGTATTTCATGGTGTTGCAACAGATATGAAAGTTACAAAGCCAGAAGCTGTAATCTTTAATGGAGTTCCAGAAACTTTCCCAGCTGCCCGTTATCATTCTTGGATTGCTTCAAACGAAGATTTACCAGCAGAACTTGAAGTTACTGCAATAGATGAAGAAGGTGGAATTATGGCAATTCGTCATACAGAGCACCAAATTAGTGCCGTACAATTTCACCCAGAAAGCATTCTAACAGAAGTTGGAGAACAGTTGGTGCGTAATTTTATTAATTCAGTTTCTAAAAATTAA
- a CDS encoding endonuclease/exonuclease/phosphatase family protein produces MKKYFNKFLPLVFLIFFSCTDNMTLIEENELERKAISKSKEKELQFVTYNIHGGKGPNDEGNLKDNLKAFKKLLKEEKILFFQEVKPEMLKTIKEIFNEFKYVFFTEIQAEKKFWNWSSFSWRTKKGGILTLSKIPFYQSHSKEIQKDPGGDRWKRKAQHVSFTFKNQNIDFFHYHNTYNWNINNFESEKEGMNKFKDYINSRLGSNIEFYNNIVVLGDYNLFVEDVKDIIKTKSHYYDGRDHINSNRKFIKKGKYNTIEMKLSDHRAIWGRIE; encoded by the coding sequence ATGAAAAAATACTTTAATAAATTTTTACCATTAGTTTTTTTGATTTTCTTTTCATGTACAGATAATATGACTCTTATTGAGGAGAACGAGTTAGAAAGAAAAGCGATTTCTAAAAGTAAAGAAAAAGAACTACAATTTGTAACATATAATATCCATGGAGGTAAGGGACCTAATGATGAAGGAAATTTAAAAGATAATTTAAAAGCTTTTAAAAAGCTATTAAAAGAAGAAAAAATATTGTTTTTTCAAGAAGTAAAACCTGAAATGTTAAAAACAATAAAAGAAATTTTTAATGAATTCAAATATGTTTTTTTTACAGAGATTCAAGCAGAAAAAAAATTTTGGAATTGGAGTAGTTTTTCTTGGAGAACAAAAAAAGGAGGAATTTTAACATTATCTAAAATACCATTTTATCAGTCTCACTCTAAAGAAATACAGAAAGATCCAGGCGGAGATAGATGGAAAAGAAAGGCACAGCATGTATCTTTTACTTTTAAAAATCAAAACATAGATTTTTTTCATTATCATAATACTTATAATTGGAACATAAATAATTTTGAATCTGAGAAAGAAGGTATGAACAAATTTAAAGATTATATTAATTCTAGGCTAGGATCTAATATTGAATTTTATAATAATATTGTTGTCTTAGGAGATTATAATCTTTTTGTAGAAGATGTAAAAGATATTATAAAAACCAAGTCTCATTACTATGATGGTAGAGATCATATCAATTCAAATAGAAAATTTATAAAGAAAGGTAAGTATAATACTATTGAAATGAAACTTTCTGATCATAGGGCAATTTGGGGTAGAATTGAATAG
- a CDS encoding glycoside hydrolase family 9 protein — MMKVLLKMVLLFVTVKLASQTLEGNQLELRVNQVGYTIGQTKLITVNANSKVKTIYQIKDESNNVIQSGKLNVDSFWKDANEYVGIIDFTSINKEGKYVVSVSGKQSNIKVLKNPYKKLADDVFKYYYFNRASTVLTEEYAGVWKRPSGLKDDKVIIHKSAASKERPEGTIISATKGWFDAGDYNMYITNSGISTYTLLSAFENYQEYYKSKSYHIPENTNEIPDILDEVIWNLDWMLAMQDPNDGGVYHKLSGLKFSGAIMPHEYNLDRYVVKKSTSAALNLAAVCAIASRIFSKVTGKEAYSSKLLTAALKAYKWAKKHPKDYFTNPKGVRTGQYEDFDLKGEFQWAATELFVVTGGEEFAKDISVETVSNEVPWWKDASALTLFTLVKFGENFKDRIPFEKAKSKFLSKADELKERITNSPMRIAMNGKDYVWGSNGVAGNQLMYVLKAYELTNDKSYLDAVFVGLDYLLGRNGTGTSYITGAGTNSAKYPHHRISEADKVDLPVPGMVVGGPQPGQQDKCKYTSKMPAKSYSDTWCSYASNEVTINWNAPMVYVINALQYYQTKK; from the coding sequence ATGATGAAGGTACTCCTTAAGATGGTATTACTTTTTGTTACCGTAAAACTAGCTTCTCAAACTTTAGAAGGAAATCAACTTGAACTTAGAGTAAATCAAGTAGGTTATACAATAGGACAAACAAAATTAATTACTGTAAATGCGAATTCAAAAGTTAAAACTATATATCAAATCAAAGATGAATCAAATAATGTAATTCAATCAGGAAAATTGAATGTAGATAGTTTTTGGAAAGACGCAAATGAGTATGTCGGAATTATAGATTTCACATCTATAAACAAAGAAGGTAAATATGTAGTGTCTGTTTCAGGAAAGCAATCAAACATAAAAGTTCTTAAAAATCCATACAAAAAACTAGCTGATGATGTTTTCAAATATTATTATTTTAATAGAGCTTCAACAGTATTAACAGAAGAATATGCGGGAGTATGGAAAAGACCAAGTGGTTTAAAAGATGATAAAGTTATCATTCATAAATCTGCGGCAAGTAAAGAAAGACCTGAAGGAACAATTATTTCTGCTACAAAAGGTTGGTTCGATGCTGGAGATTACAATATGTATATTACCAATAGTGGAATAAGTACGTATACTTTATTAAGTGCATTTGAAAACTATCAAGAATATTACAAAAGTAAAAGTTATCATATTCCTGAAAATACAAATGAGATTCCAGATATTCTAGATGAGGTAATTTGGAATTTAGATTGGATGTTAGCTATGCAAGATCCTAATGATGGAGGAGTATATCATAAACTTTCAGGATTAAAGTTTTCTGGAGCAATTATGCCTCATGAATACAATTTAGATAGGTATGTAGTTAAGAAGAGTACTTCTGCAGCTCTTAATCTTGCGGCAGTTTGTGCGATTGCTTCTAGAATATTTTCAAAAGTAACAGGAAAAGAAGCCTACAGTAGTAAATTATTGACAGCAGCTTTAAAGGCTTATAAATGGGCAAAAAAACATCCTAAAGATTATTTTACAAATCCAAAAGGTGTGCGTACTGGTCAGTATGAAGATTTTGATTTAAAAGGAGAGTTTCAATGGGCCGCAACAGAATTGTTTGTGGTTACTGGAGGGGAAGAATTTGCAAAAGATATTTCAGTTGAAACCGTTTCTAATGAAGTTCCTTGGTGGAAAGATGCTAGTGCTTTAACATTATTCACTCTTGTGAAATTTGGTGAGAATTTTAAGGATAGAATTCCATTTGAAAAAGCAAAAAGTAAGTTTTTAAGCAAAGCAGACGAATTAAAAGAAAGAATTACAAATTCTCCAATGCGAATAGCAATGAATGGAAAAGATTATGTTTGGGGAAGTAATGGAGTAGCAGGAAATCAGTTAATGTATGTTTTGAAAGCTTACGAACTTACAAATGATAAATCGTATTTAGATGCTGTTTTTGTTGGTTTAGATTATTTGTTAGGAAGAAATGGAACAGGAACTTCTTATATTACAGGAGCAGGAACAAATTCTGCAAAATATCCTCATCACAGGATTTCAGAAGCAGATAAAGTAGATTTACCAGTACCAGGAATGGTTGTTGGCGGACCGCAACCTGGGCAACAAGACAAATGTAAATACACAAGTAAAATGCCAGCAAAATCATATTCTGATACTTGGTGTTCCTATGCTTCTAATGAAGTAACTATCAATTGGAATGCACCTATGGTATATGTTATAAACGCACTTCAATACTATCAAACAAAAAAATAA